A genomic segment from Chitinophaga flava encodes:
- the ispG gene encoding (E)-4-hydroxy-3-methylbut-2-enyl-diphosphate synthase: MQLYCNSLTEYKRLATLEVKVGDLLIGNFNPIRIQTMTTTDTMDTAATVAQSIRCIEAGAELVRITAPSKKEAENLLHIKNELRRQGYHTPLVADIHFTPNAAEIAARIVEKVRINPGNYIDKKKFETLEYTDAEYLEEIDRIRERFTPLVNICKEYGTAMRIGTNHGSLSDRIMSRYGDTPMGMVESAMEFLRIAEDLHYRNIVLSMKASNPQVMVQAYRLLVQTMQQELGHCYPLHLGVTEAGDGEDGRIKSAIGIGTLLEDGVGDTIRVSLTEDPEFELPVCRDIVKRYTNRQPEQAASTHPIGTLPYSPYSYKRRESNAADNIGDKQVPVVVADYQGNTHLQPSDLNAIGYTYDEPSDKWNIADAAADYIYCGAQTPSFALPGTLQVVVDAAHWQTLADKQAAVPYFDAGTYQDAIAAGQTGPKNFVAVACDNLDTTTVNELLKQLQHPDIARATVLIPYATGHNAMASIRRFFILLAENQLTVPVIIHSISQHATADEHLIHHATEAGALLLDGFGDGLWLSNHGPAQHATVNNIAFGILQATRTRISKTEYISCPSCGRTLFDLQETTARIRAVTHHLKGVKIAIMGCIVNGPGEMADADFGYVGSGVGKITLYRGKEIVKRGLNSDVAVDELINLIRENGMWVDKN; the protein is encoded by the coding sequence ATGCAGCTTTATTGCAACTCATTAACAGAATACAAGCGACTGGCCACACTGGAAGTAAAAGTAGGTGACCTACTCATCGGCAACTTCAACCCTATCCGTATCCAGACAATGACCACCACAGACACCATGGACACAGCAGCCACTGTGGCTCAGTCTATCAGGTGTATCGAAGCAGGGGCTGAACTGGTGCGTATCACCGCTCCCAGCAAGAAAGAAGCCGAAAATCTGTTACATATTAAAAATGAGCTCCGTCGCCAGGGATACCATACTCCCCTGGTAGCAGATATACATTTTACCCCCAATGCGGCAGAAATAGCCGCCCGTATTGTGGAAAAAGTAAGGATCAATCCCGGCAACTACATCGATAAAAAGAAATTCGAAACACTCGAATATACTGATGCAGAATACCTGGAAGAAATAGACCGTATACGGGAACGTTTTACTCCGCTGGTAAACATCTGTAAGGAATATGGTACCGCCATGCGTATTGGCACCAACCATGGCTCCCTGAGTGATCGTATTATGAGCCGTTACGGAGATACACCCATGGGCATGGTAGAAAGTGCCATGGAGTTTCTGCGTATCGCCGAAGATCTTCATTACCGGAATATCGTGCTGAGCATGAAAGCCAGCAACCCTCAGGTAATGGTACAGGCCTACCGGTTGCTGGTACAAACCATGCAGCAGGAACTGGGGCATTGTTATCCACTGCACCTGGGTGTTACAGAAGCCGGCGATGGAGAAGACGGCCGTATCAAATCCGCCATCGGGATAGGTACCCTCCTGGAAGATGGTGTAGGCGATACCATCCGGGTGTCGCTGACAGAAGATCCGGAGTTTGAATTGCCCGTATGCCGCGATATTGTTAAACGGTATACCAACAGACAACCGGAACAAGCAGCTTCTACCCATCCGATCGGTACGCTTCCTTACTCTCCCTACTCCTACAAACGCAGGGAAAGCAATGCAGCCGATAATATCGGCGACAAACAGGTGCCGGTAGTAGTAGCAGACTATCAGGGGAATACCCATCTCCAACCATCAGACCTTAACGCTATCGGCTATACATATGATGAACCATCCGATAAATGGAACATCGCCGATGCCGCTGCAGACTATATCTATTGCGGTGCTCAGACGCCATCTTTTGCACTGCCGGGAACACTTCAGGTAGTGGTAGATGCCGCCCACTGGCAAACCCTGGCAGACAAACAGGCTGCTGTGCCGTATTTCGATGCCGGCACCTATCAGGATGCCATCGCCGCCGGCCAGACCGGACCAAAGAACTTTGTGGCCGTTGCCTGCGACAACCTCGACACAACAACCGTGAACGAACTGCTGAAGCAGCTGCAGCATCCGGACATTGCCCGCGCTACCGTCCTGATACCCTATGCTACCGGGCACAACGCCATGGCCAGCATCAGAAGGTTCTTTATCCTGCTGGCAGAAAACCAGCTGACAGTACCGGTGATTATTCACAGCATCAGCCAGCATGCAACTGCAGACGAACACCTGATCCATCATGCCACCGAGGCCGGCGCCCTGCTGCTCGACGGCTTTGGAGATGGCCTCTGGTTGAGCAATCACGGTCCTGCTCAACACGCTACCGTCAACAATATTGCTTTCGGTATTCTGCAGGCTACCCGTACCCGCATCTCCAAAACAGAATATATTTCCTGTCCTTCCTGCGGCCGCACTTTGTTTGATCTGCAGGAAACTACCGCCCGCATCAGAGCGGTGACTCATCACCTGAAAGGTGTTAAAATAGCCATCATGGGCTGCATCGTAAACGGCCCCGGAGAAATGGCTGACGCCGATTTCGGTTATGTAGGCAGCGGAGTAGGAAAAATCACGCTCTATAGAGGAAAAGAGATTGTAAAACGTGGCCTCAACAGCGATGTAGCAGTTGACGAGCTCATCAATCTTATCCGTGAAAATGGCATGTGGGTAGATAAGAATTAA
- a CDS encoding outer membrane beta-barrel protein, producing the protein MKHKVLLCLLLVLCVGLAQGQNVDTSHQGITAAAVAAPLPDTFWIKGLIIIKGKTEKGRNSYKIYSDTAYARAKLKKNLHTRWFVFDIGFNNYIDRSEYNGASYIAWYPNTTNFYNGAMPAAKTYDYSGAGLATFAPREGSEPLTPAEFKLITGKSINFNIWLFEQRLNITKHKLNLLYALGLEMNNFRYARNITYQPGYTTRIIRDTIEFSKNKLFAEYISIPVMLNFNSNPARPNRAFQASFGVSGGYLIKSRTKQISEERGKVRKTDDFNLNKWRFGLTSELGYGPVKLYGNFALTPLHDYGLQQYPFSIGLRLNGF; encoded by the coding sequence ATGAAGCATAAAGTTTTACTCTGTTTATTACTGGTATTATGTGTAGGGTTGGCCCAGGGACAAAATGTTGACACCAGCCACCAGGGTATCACAGCAGCTGCTGTTGCAGCTCCCCTTCCGGACACCTTCTGGATCAAAGGTCTGATCATCATCAAAGGAAAAACTGAAAAGGGCCGCAATTCCTATAAAATTTATAGCGATACAGCCTACGCCCGTGCAAAGCTGAAAAAGAACCTGCATACCAGGTGGTTTGTCTTCGATATCGGGTTCAATAATTATATCGACAGAAGTGAGTATAATGGTGCCAGTTATATTGCATGGTACCCCAATACCACCAATTTTTACAATGGCGCCATGCCTGCTGCCAAAACCTACGACTACTCCGGCGCAGGGTTGGCCACTTTTGCACCCAGAGAAGGAAGTGAACCATTAACACCAGCTGAATTTAAACTTATCACCGGAAAATCGATCAATTTTAATATCTGGCTTTTTGAACAACGGTTGAATATAACAAAACACAAGTTGAACTTGTTATATGCCTTAGGATTGGAGATGAACAACTTCAGGTATGCCCGAAATATAACTTACCAACCTGGTTATACAACCAGGATTATCAGGGATACAATAGAGTTTTCAAAAAACAAGTTATTTGCCGAATATATATCGATCCCGGTGATGCTTAACTTTAATTCTAACCCGGCCCGCCCTAATCGCGCATTTCAGGCGAGCTTTGGTGTCTCCGGTGGTTACCTGATCAAATCCAGAACCAAACAAATCAGTGAAGAAAGAGGCAAAGTGCGGAAAACCGATGATTTCAACCTCAACAAATGGCGTTTCGGACTCACTAGTGAACTTGGCTATGGCCCTGTGAAACTCTATGGAAACTTCGCCCTCACGCCTTTGCACGACTACGGATTACAGCAATATCCGTTTTCTATTGGGTTGCGGTTAAATGGATTCTAA
- a CDS encoding VWA domain-containing protein, with the protein MLRFQHSEYLWALTLLLVLQLAFLGVSWWKRRSIRRMGDPALVEKLFTGYSRKLFVFKFLLIFLAFFFGVLGLANLQKGSRMEKITRKGVDVVIALDVSKSMMATDIQPDRLTRAKQLISKLMDKLDNDRIGLVVFAGNAYLQMPLTIDYSAAKMYLSTVSPDMIPTQGTAIGQAIQVSDDAFNKKERKHKALIIISDGEDHDETALQKTKTAFDNGVVTNTIGIGSVAGSPLPDPETGGYKKDREGNTVISKLNEGELKGIAAAGKGIYQHLDNNTDDVVNSLVNKIDSMEQKEFGENVFTDYNSYFQYFLGLCLVLLLIEFFIPEVRRQRVPAETATA; encoded by the coding sequence ATGTTACGTTTTCAGCATAGTGAATATTTATGGGCGCTGACTTTATTGCTGGTACTGCAGCTGGCGTTCCTGGGCGTGTCCTGGTGGAAGCGACGCTCCATACGCCGCATGGGTGATCCTGCCCTGGTAGAGAAACTGTTTACCGGCTACTCCCGCAAACTGTTTGTGTTTAAATTTCTGCTCATTTTCCTGGCTTTCTTTTTTGGTGTGCTGGGACTGGCCAATCTGCAGAAAGGCAGCCGCATGGAAAAAATCACCCGTAAGGGAGTAGATGTAGTAATCGCCCTCGACGTGAGTAAAAGTATGATGGCCACGGATATTCAGCCCGACAGGCTTACCCGTGCCAAACAACTGATCAGCAAGTTGATGGACAAACTCGACAACGACCGTATCGGCCTGGTTGTATTTGCCGGCAACGCTTACCTGCAAATGCCGCTCACCATCGACTACTCCGCTGCCAAAATGTATCTCAGCACCGTATCCCCCGATATGATCCCTACACAGGGTACTGCCATCGGACAGGCTATTCAGGTAAGTGATGATGCATTCAACAAAAAAGAAAGGAAACACAAAGCGCTGATCATCATCTCCGATGGAGAAGACCATGATGAAACAGCCCTCCAGAAAACCAAAACAGCTTTTGATAACGGCGTAGTCACCAACACCATCGGTATCGGCTCCGTAGCCGGATCCCCACTCCCCGACCCGGAAACAGGCGGTTACAAAAAGGACCGGGAAGGCAATACCGTTATCTCCAAACTCAATGAAGGTGAACTGAAAGGGATCGCTGCCGCCGGTAAAGGTATTTATCAGCATCTGGACAACAATACCGATGATGTGGTGAACTCGCTGGTAAACAAGATCGACAGCATGGAACAGAAAGAGTTCGGGGAAAACGTATTTACAGATTATAACAGCTATTTTCAATATTTCCTCGGCCTGTGCCTGGTGCTGTTGCTGATTGAATTTTTTATTCCTGAAGTACGCCGCCAACGCGTACCCGCAGAAACAGCCACCGCTTAA
- the kbl gene encoding glycine C-acetyltransferase, translating into MNEKFISRLREELEEINNAGLYKRERIITSEQGAEIQVGGKTVVNFCANNYLGLSSHPAVVKAAKEAIDTHGYGMSSVRFICGTQDIHRELELKIAKFLGTEDTILYVAAFDANGGVFEPLFGEQDAIISDALNHASIIDGVRLCKAQRFRYEHNNMADLEAKLQEAKDCRSRIIVTDGSFSMDGTIAQLDKICELADKYDAIVMTDESHSSGFLGKTGRGTHEYRNVMGRVDIITGTLGKALGGASGGFTSGRKEVIDLLRQRSRPYLFSNSVAPSIVGASIAVLDMLSETTALRDKLEYNTKYFRTKMTEAGFDIKPGDHPIVPVMLYDAVLSQKMAEKLLEEGIYVIGFFFPVVAKGQARIRVQLSAAHEQAHLDKAITAFTKVGKELGVIK; encoded by the coding sequence ATGAATGAGAAGTTTATATCCCGTTTACGGGAAGAACTGGAGGAAATCAACAATGCCGGTCTGTATAAGAGAGAACGTATCATTACGTCTGAGCAGGGAGCAGAAATACAGGTTGGCGGTAAGACTGTCGTGAATTTCTGCGCCAATAACTACCTGGGACTGTCTTCCCACCCAGCTGTGGTAAAGGCCGCCAAAGAAGCCATCGACACCCATGGCTATGGCATGAGTAGTGTCCGCTTTATCTGCGGTACTCAGGACATACACCGTGAGCTGGAGCTGAAAATCGCCAAATTCCTGGGCACAGAAGACACCATTCTGTATGTGGCCGCTTTTGATGCCAACGGTGGCGTATTTGAGCCGCTGTTTGGTGAACAGGACGCCATTATCTCTGACGCCCTGAACCATGCCTCCATTATCGACGGGGTACGTTTGTGTAAAGCACAACGCTTCCGTTATGAACATAACAACATGGCCGACCTGGAAGCCAAGCTGCAGGAAGCCAAAGACTGCCGTAGCCGTATCATCGTTACCGACGGCTCCTTCAGCATGGACGGAACCATCGCCCAACTGGACAAGATCTGTGAACTGGCCGATAAATATGACGCTATCGTTATGACCGACGAAAGCCATTCTTCCGGTTTCCTCGGCAAAACCGGCCGTGGTACCCACGAATACCGTAATGTAATGGGCCGGGTAGACATCATCACCGGTACCCTCGGTAAGGCCCTCGGCGGTGCTTCCGGAGGTTTCACCAGCGGCCGCAAAGAGGTGATCGACCTCCTGCGCCAGCGCAGCCGTCCGTACCTGTTCTCCAACTCTGTGGCGCCCAGCATCGTAGGTGCTTCCATCGCTGTACTGGATATGCTGAGCGAAACTACCGCCCTGCGCGATAAACTGGAGTACAACACCAAATATTTCCGTACCAAAATGACGGAAGCCGGCTTCGATATCAAACCCGGTGACCACCCTATCGTACCCGTAATGCTGTACGACGCCGTGCTGAGCCAAAAGATGGCAGAAAAACTGCTGGAAGAAGGTATCTACGTGATCGGCTTCTTCTTCCCCGTAGTTGCAAAAGGACAAGCCCGTATCCGCGTTCAGCTCAGCGCTGCCCACGAACAGGCCCACCTCGACAAAGCCATCACCGCATTTACCAAAGTAGGCAAGGAACTGGGTGTGATCAAATAA
- the blaOXA gene encoding class D beta-lactamase → MKRLGWMVLALGLLMTACAPNNVKEEKSWEKYFTQYKVEGTFMLFNNAQGTFKVYNLDRAKERFLPASTFKIFNSLVGLQTGVISDTSMVIPWDGVTRPDLEWNKDMSMQEAFKVSSVPYFQEVARRIGKTNMQLWLDSVKYGNMKISRIDTFWLDNSLQISSDEELGFVKKLYFDQLPFAKTNMKAVRDVMLMEKTQKYELSYKTGWGIVGPKQIGWVVGWIEENRHPSFFVLNLESEDPKFDMTKARMDILRNILTDAGYFKGEM, encoded by the coding sequence ATGAAACGACTCGGCTGGATGGTATTAGCGCTGGGGCTTCTGATGACGGCCTGCGCACCGAATAATGTCAAGGAAGAAAAAAGCTGGGAAAAATATTTTACCCAGTACAAGGTGGAAGGCACCTTTATGTTATTCAACAATGCCCAGGGAACATTTAAAGTGTATAACCTGGACAGGGCCAAGGAACGTTTCCTGCCAGCATCCACCTTCAAGATCTTTAACTCCCTCGTAGGTCTGCAAACCGGTGTGATCTCCGATACCAGCATGGTCATTCCCTGGGATGGCGTTACACGCCCCGACCTGGAATGGAACAAAGACATGAGCATGCAGGAGGCCTTTAAAGTATCGTCTGTTCCTTACTTTCAGGAGGTGGCCCGCCGCATCGGCAAAACCAATATGCAGTTATGGCTCGACTCCGTAAAATACGGTAACATGAAAATCAGCCGTATCGATACCTTCTGGCTGGACAATTCCCTGCAGATCTCCTCTGATGAAGAACTGGGCTTTGTAAAAAAACTGTACTTCGATCAGCTACCTTTTGCCAAAACCAACATGAAAGCAGTACGTGACGTGATGCTCATGGAAAAAACGCAGAAGTATGAGCTGTCTTACAAAACCGGATGGGGCATTGTAGGACCTAAACAGATTGGCTGGGTAGTAGGCTGGATAGAGGAAAACAGACATCCCAGCTTCTTTGTGCTCAACCTGGAGAGCGAAGATCCGAAGTTTGACATGACCAAAGCACGGATGGATATTCTCCGGAATATCCTTACAGATGCCGGTTATTTTAAAGGCGAAATGTAA
- a CDS encoding tetratricopeptide repeat protein has protein sequence MKITFIKQTCFIIAIMLSGFSAFAQNGTNKFIRKGNELYQKQLFSDAEANYKKALEQNAQSAVGSYNLGNSLYQQKRYDDARTQYANSLKTADNSHIKSDADYNIGNTFMEAKKWEESIKSYKQALKINPSDEDARYNLAYAQSMLKKQQDNKDKKDNKDKNKDKNKDKNKDKDKDKDKDKDKNKDEKNKDQNKDQNKDQNKDKNKDNKDQQEQQKPEPQPSKLNKQEAERLLQALSQEEKKLQDKAKKIKGQPVPVEKDW, from the coding sequence ATGAAAATTACTTTTATAAAACAAACCTGTTTCATCATCGCCATTATGCTCAGCGGCTTCTCGGCCTTTGCGCAGAATGGCACCAACAAGTTTATCCGTAAAGGCAATGAACTGTATCAGAAACAGCTGTTCAGCGATGCAGAAGCCAACTACAAAAAAGCGCTCGAACAAAACGCTCAATCTGCAGTAGGTAGCTATAACCTGGGCAACTCCCTCTATCAGCAGAAACGGTACGACGATGCGCGTACCCAATACGCCAACAGTCTTAAAACGGCCGATAACAGCCACATCAAATCAGATGCTGACTATAATATCGGCAATACCTTCATGGAAGCAAAAAAGTGGGAAGAAAGCATCAAGTCTTACAAACAGGCGCTGAAAATAAACCCTTCCGATGAGGACGCCCGCTACAACCTGGCTTATGCCCAGTCTATGCTGAAAAAACAGCAGGACAACAAAGACAAGAAGGATAACAAGGATAAAAATAAAGACAAGAATAAAGATAAAAATAAGGATAAGGATAAGGATAAGGACAAAGACAAGGATAAAAACAAAGACGAGAAAAACAAGGATCAGAATAAAGACCAGAACAAAGATCAGAACAAAGACAAGAATAAAGATAATAAAGACCAGCAGGAGCAACAAAAGCCTGAACCGCAGCCTAGCAAGCTGAATAAACAGGAAGCAGAACGTTTATTGCAGGCCCTGTCCCAGGAAGAAAAGAAACTGCAGGACAAAGCCAAAAAGATAAAAGGTCAGCCTGTTCCGGTAGAGAAAGACTGGTAA
- a CDS encoding RNA polymerase sigma factor: MTEKEYNKCVDLYSDNIFRFIIKNLDHAEDARDVVQNAFEILWKHCQDVPFEKAKSYLFTVAYHNMIDHVRKTKRVTLVDEFRDEMKVADHKINNAKEVIARALANLSEVQRSLVLLKDYEGYSYEEIGEIMELNPSQVKVYLHRARIHLKNYLVKMENVI, encoded by the coding sequence ATGACGGAAAAGGAGTACAATAAATGTGTGGATCTGTATTCGGACAATATATTCCGCTTTATTATTAAAAATCTGGATCATGCGGAGGATGCCAGAGACGTAGTACAGAACGCATTCGAAATATTATGGAAGCACTGTCAGGATGTGCCTTTTGAAAAGGCAAAGTCATACCTGTTTACAGTTGCGTACCATAATATGATCGATCATGTACGTAAAACAAAGCGGGTAACACTGGTAGATGAATTTAGAGATGAGATGAAGGTGGCAGATCATAAGATTAATAATGCTAAAGAAGTGATTGCCAGGGCATTAGCTAATCTAAGTGAGGTGCAGCGGTCGCTGGTGTTGCTGAAGGACTATGAAGGTTACAGCTATGAAGAGATCGGGGAAATTATGGAGCTGAATCCTTCTCAGGTAAAGGTTTACCTCCATCGGGCCAGGATACATCTGAAAAATTACCTGGTAAAGATGGAAAACGTTATATAA
- a CDS encoding tellurite resistance TerB family protein, translating to MAVGINISNYESYLLSYVDNELNESEKAALMQFLEQHPQLRAELELLENICVAPDEQLVFDNKAALYRTSSAETTDYESLMLSLVDGELSAEETAGLKSWLQHQPQAQQELALLQLVKLEPDHRIVFENKASLYRSTSKGRIIPAYWWGAASTAAVVAGLLIWLLPAGNRHTSQSVTSPMAHNTIAPVMHEAPVASPVPHESPAVAAAARTAGAGEAARLNIRKKEIVPAKKNTSSTPDVSTAANNTVAVAPAPAEAPVISALPSPRNTSDEVVEKHLQNTGIAASSPADNNHPRETVMAANIPAASKTVAASPVAATPAPSPIKGELILSVSGSDSRILDKVTNVAKFFSRKRNK from the coding sequence TTGGCTGTAGGTATTAACATATCAAATTACGAGTCCTACCTGCTCAGTTATGTGGATAATGAACTGAATGAGTCGGAGAAAGCTGCCCTTATGCAGTTCCTGGAACAGCACCCACAACTGCGGGCTGAGCTGGAACTGCTGGAAAATATCTGCGTGGCGCCCGATGAGCAGCTGGTATTCGATAATAAAGCAGCCCTATACCGGACTTCCTCTGCTGAGACCACAGATTACGAGTCTTTGATGCTGAGCCTGGTAGACGGAGAGCTGTCTGCTGAAGAAACAGCCGGGTTAAAGTCCTGGTTGCAGCATCAGCCCCAGGCACAACAGGAGCTGGCTCTGTTGCAGCTGGTCAAACTGGAACCAGACCACCGGATAGTATTTGAAAACAAAGCCAGTCTGTACCGCAGTACCAGCAAAGGACGGATTATTCCGGCCTACTGGTGGGGGGCAGCCTCTACCGCTGCTGTGGTAGCAGGATTGCTGATCTGGCTGCTGCCTGCCGGTAACCGGCATACCAGCCAGTCTGTGACCAGCCCTATGGCTCATAACACTATAGCACCGGTAATGCATGAGGCTCCGGTTGCCAGCCCAGTACCACACGAGTCCCCGGCCGTTGCAGCCGCTGCCCGGACAGCAGGCGCTGGTGAAGCAGCCCGGCTGAACATCAGAAAAAAGGAAATTGTCCCGGCTAAAAAGAACACTTCTTCTACTCCGGATGTTAGTACAGCAGCAAACAATACTGTAGCAGTAGCACCTGCACCGGCAGAGGCCCCTGTGATCTCAGCACTGCCTTCTCCCCGGAATACATCCGATGAAGTAGTGGAAAAACACCTGCAGAATACCGGTATTGCTGCCTCGAGTCCGGCAGATAACAATCACCCCAGGGAAACGGTAATGGCCGCTAATATCCCGGCAGCCAGCAAAACCGTTGCTGCAAGCCCGGTAGCCGCAACACCTGCTCCTTCTCCGATAAAAGGAGAACTGATCCTATCTGTCAGCGGAAGTGACAGCCGTATTCTGGACAAAGTCACCAATGTTGCAAAATTTTTCTCCCGAAAAAGGAATAAATAA
- a CDS encoding helix-turn-helix domain-containing protein: MLINKGLDIPYQDGPLKTQFNISPLGTYVTDITNQPHRHHTFQVLWFTRGRGRHMVDFVWYELEDDMLFLLRPGQVHQLDCEGEGYCLLFSERFYFANKHDKETLYDFSNLFDNWHGYGPISIGENTIPSLMGLVELMSREQRVPGTNSRSIIKHYLNAFLLLAEREKKRNATEAMGPDHHDARVVQLRRLLEKHYQREHQVAFYANAFALTPKRLNEITKETTGRTVTELLHDRIVLEAKRNLAFSHKSVKEICYELGFEDPAYFSRFFKNNAGISPQDFRDMMFK, translated from the coding sequence ATGTTAATCAATAAAGGCTTGGACATCCCTTATCAGGATGGACCGCTGAAAACACAGTTCAACATCTCACCGTTGGGGACGTATGTGACAGACATCACTAATCAGCCTCATCGGCATCACACCTTCCAGGTCCTGTGGTTTACCAGGGGCCGTGGCCGCCACATGGTGGATTTTGTGTGGTATGAACTGGAAGATGACATGTTGTTCCTGCTCCGCCCCGGACAGGTTCACCAACTGGACTGCGAAGGAGAAGGCTATTGCCTGCTTTTTTCAGAACGCTTTTATTTTGCCAACAAACACGATAAGGAAACCCTGTACGATTTTTCCAACCTTTTTGATAACTGGCATGGCTATGGACCGATCTCCATCGGAGAAAATACCATCCCTTCACTGATGGGCCTGGTAGAACTGATGAGCAGGGAACAGCGGGTGCCCGGGACCAACAGTCGCAGCATTATCAAACATTATCTCAACGCTTTTTTACTACTCGCAGAAAGAGAAAAAAAGCGGAATGCCACAGAAGCCATGGGGCCTGATCACCATGATGCCCGGGTGGTACAACTGCGCCGTCTGCTGGAGAAACATTATCAAAGAGAGCATCAGGTAGCTTTTTATGCTAATGCTTTTGCCCTCACGCCTAAAAGGCTTAACGAGATCACCAAGGAAACTACCGGACGTACGGTAACGGAGCTGTTACATGACCGTATTGTGCTGGAGGCCAAGCGTAACCTGGCTTTCAGCCATAAAAGCGTGAAAGAGATCTGCTACGAGCTTGGATTTGAAGACCCTGCCTATTTTAGTCGCTTCTTTAAAAATAATGCCGGCATCTCTCCTCAGGATTTCCGGGACATGATGTTCAAATAG